In Cicer arietinum cultivar CDC Frontier isolate Library 1 chromosome 7, Cicar.CDCFrontier_v2.0, whole genome shotgun sequence, a single window of DNA contains:
- the LOC101509156 gene encoding 28 kDa ribonucleoprotein, chloroplastic-like, whose product MSFIFMTHTLAWKFVPDALAPSLSQMYLPFLYLLEAHISNIIGLKLPNAIFRRMDLFATLLITWGNTDVSEAESNEAGSFEELFEDLNIFVANLPFDVDSEKLALLFEQVGTVEVAEVIYNRDIDRSRGFEFVTMSTMEEVENGCEL is encoded by the exons atgtcttttattttcatgactcacaCATTAGCATGGAaatttgtcccagatgcactagccccatctttgtcccagatgtacTTGCCTTTCCTTTATCTCCTTGAAGCACACATCtccaatattattggtttgaagcttccaaatgcaatTTTTAGAAGAATGGACCTT ttTGCAACTCTGTTGATTACTTGGGGAAATACAGATGTTAGTGAAGCTGAAAGCAACGAAGCTGGGAGTTTTGAGGAactatttgaagatttgaatatttttgttgcGAATTTGCCTTTTGATGTTGATAGTGAGAAATTGGCCTTGCTTTTTGAACAAGTTGGGACTGTAGAAGTTGCTGAG GTAATTTATAATAGGGATATTGACCGGAGTCGTGGATTCGAATTTGTAACCATGAGTACAATGGAAGAAGTTGAGAATGGTTGTGAATTGTGA